The following proteins come from a genomic window of Nostoc sp. ATCC 53789:
- the pyrR gene encoding bifunctional pyr operon transcriptional regulator/uracil phosphoribosyltransferase PyrR, which yields MSAKVVEILSSEEIRRTLTRLASQIVERTRDLSQLVLLGIYTRGALLAELLARQIETLEGVAVSVGALDITFYRDDLDKIGLRTPTKSEIPFDLTGKTVVLVDDVIFKGRTIRAALNAVNDYGRPEVIRLAVLVDRGHRELPIHPDFIGKKLPTAKEEVVKVYLQNYDGRDAVELISH from the coding sequence ATGTCTGCCAAAGTCGTTGAAATTCTCTCATCCGAAGAAATCCGTCGTACCTTAACTCGCCTCGCCTCTCAAATTGTGGAAAGGACACGTGATTTGTCTCAACTGGTGCTTCTTGGTATTTATACCAGGGGTGCGTTATTAGCCGAATTGTTGGCGCGTCAGATTGAGACCCTGGAAGGTGTAGCTGTGTCAGTTGGCGCTTTGGATATTACATTTTATCGAGATGACCTCGACAAAATTGGATTGCGAACTCCAACGAAAAGTGAAATTCCTTTTGACCTTACGGGGAAAACGGTTGTACTCGTGGATGATGTGATTTTTAAAGGACGGACAATTCGCGCTGCTTTGAATGCAGTCAACGATTATGGTAGACCAGAGGTGATTCGTTTAGCCGTGTTAGTAGACAGGGGCCATCGAGAATTACCAATCCACCCAGATTTTATTGGAAAGAAGTTACCTACTGCTAAAGAGGAAGTTGTTAAAGTTTACTTACAAAATTACGATGGACGAGATGCAGTAGAGTTGATTAGTCATTAG
- a CDS encoding nuclear transport factor 2 family protein, with amino-acid sequence MTKDEVLAANAAFYRAFERKDIEIMSAVWSQGTGSFCIHPGSNILRGWKEIRISWEQIFKNTAYIEINTDIIATEIVDNIAYVVLRENVFQVVAGRRLEAQSTATNIFHFLSGKWYLVHHHGSPVLR; translated from the coding sequence ATGACAAAGGATGAAGTCTTAGCGGCTAATGCAGCTTTTTATCGAGCTTTTGAAAGAAAAGATATTGAGATAATGAGTGCCGTATGGTCACAAGGAACTGGTAGTTTTTGTATTCATCCTGGAAGTAATATACTACGAGGTTGGAAGGAGATTCGCATCTCTTGGGAGCAGATATTTAAAAACACCGCTTATATCGAAATAAACACAGATATAATTGCTACAGAAATAGTTGACAATATTGCTTATGTTGTGCTGAGAGAAAATGTATTCCAAGTAGTAGCTGGCAGAAGACTTGAAGCACAATCAACAGCTACAAATATATTTCACTTTCTTAGTGGAAAGTGGTATTTAGTTCATCATCATGGCAGTCCAGTTTTGCGTTAA
- a CDS encoding response regulator, with protein MDNSPIKVLFIDDDEDDYILTRYWFSEFQVADCELEWVNNYEAARNAIARHQHDVYLVDYRLGPHNGLELLREAIANGCSSPIILLTGQGDWEIDIEAMKAGAADYLEKSQLTAPLLERSIRYAIERKQTEQKIREQAALLNVATDAIFVRDLDDKILFWNKAAESLYGWKKEEVINKKTRSLWHEKYPSKVQEALSVLMKNGSWEGELQQKTKSGKEIIVESRWTLVHEFGNKAQSFLVVNTDITQKKQLEAQFLRAQRLESIGTLASGIAHDLNNILAPILMTAQLLEAQVHDERSRRLLPILITNTKRGANLVKQVLSFTRGLEGERTILQLKHLIIEIQQIIRETFPKSIEVSTQISQHLWTVSGDATQLHQVLMNLCVNARDAMPNGGTLKISAENLLIDENYAKMHIEAQVGHHVVITVTDTGIGIKSEILDRIFDPFFTTKRLNKGTGLGLSTVLGIIKSHGGFINVCSEQRKGSQFKVYLPAQEAAETIEEEDQRLPSGQGELILVVDDEAAIRDVTKTSLESHNYKAMTASDGIEAIALYAEHRDKISLVLTDMVMPSMDGITTIRTLRKINPDVKIIAVSGLTSTDKVNTAYDMGIKAFLSKPYTASQLLQIISTVQKI; from the coding sequence ATGGACAACAGCCCTATCAAAGTTTTGTTCATTGATGATGACGAAGATGACTATATTTTGACTCGTTACTGGTTCAGTGAATTTCAGGTAGCAGACTGCGAGTTGGAGTGGGTAAATAATTATGAAGCAGCAAGAAATGCGATCGCTCGCCACCAACATGACGTTTATCTTGTAGACTACCGTTTGGGGCCACACAATGGACTGGAACTTTTGCGCGAAGCAATTGCCAACGGCTGTTCTTCTCCCATAATTTTACTAACTGGTCAGGGCGACTGGGAAATAGATATCGAAGCGATGAAAGCCGGAGCCGCAGATTATCTTGAAAAAAGCCAGTTGACTGCACCTTTGTTAGAGCGTTCTATCCGCTACGCCATCGAGCGCAAACAGACAGAACAGAAAATCCGCGAACAAGCCGCTTTACTAAATGTTGCCACCGATGCAATTTTTGTGCGTGATTTAGACGATAAAATTTTATTTTGGAACAAAGCTGCTGAGAGTTTGTACGGTTGGAAAAAAGAAGAAGTAATTAATAAGAAGACACGATCTCTCTGGCATGAAAAATATCCGTCTAAAGTTCAAGAAGCACTCAGTGTTTTGATGAAAAATGGCTCTTGGGAGGGCGAATTACAGCAAAAAACAAAATCAGGTAAAGAAATTATTGTCGAAAGCCGTTGGACACTAGTGCATGAATTCGGCAATAAAGCACAATCTTTTCTCGTTGTTAACACTGATATCACACAAAAAAAACAACTTGAAGCGCAATTTCTCCGCGCCCAGCGATTGGAAAGCATTGGTACTTTAGCCAGTGGTATCGCCCACGACTTAAATAATATTCTTGCGCCCATTTTGATGACAGCCCAACTGTTAGAGGCACAAGTCCATGATGAGCGTTCTCGGCGACTGTTGCCAATATTGATTACAAACACTAAACGCGGGGCAAATTTAGTCAAGCAAGTATTATCTTTTACTCGCGGGCTTGAAGGCGAGCGCACAATATTGCAATTAAAGCATTTAATAATAGAAATTCAGCAAATTATTAGAGAAACATTTCCCAAATCCATTGAAGTTTCCACTCAAATTTCGCAACATCTTTGGACTGTATCTGGTGATGCCACCCAACTGCATCAGGTACTGATGAATTTATGTGTTAATGCTCGTGACGCTATGCCAAATGGTGGAACTTTGAAAATTTCGGCGGAAAATCTCTTAATTGATGAAAATTACGCCAAGATGCATATCGAAGCTCAAGTTGGTCATCATGTCGTTATTACTGTTACTGATACAGGAATTGGCATTAAATCAGAAATATTAGATCGGATATTTGATCCATTTTTTACTACCAAAAGACTCAATAAAGGTACTGGTCTTGGTCTTTCTACAGTCCTTGGCATTATTAAAAGCCACGGCGGTTTTATCAACGTATGTAGCGAACAGAGAAAAGGTAGCCAATTTAAGGTATATTTGCCAGCACAAGAAGCGGCGGAAACTATAGAAGAAGAAGACCAAAGACTACCTTCAGGACAAGGAGAATTAATTTTAGTTGTAGATGATGAGGCTGCCATTCGAGACGTGACAAAAACATCCTTAGAAAGCCATAATTATAAAGCAATGACAGCTAGTGATGGCATTGAAGCAATAGCCTTATATGCAGAACATCGAGATAAAATATCTCTTGTCTTGACTGATATGGTAATGCCGTCTATGGATGGGATAACTACTATCCGCACCCTGCGAAAAATTAACCCAGATGTCAAAATTATTGCCGTCAGCGGACTAACTTCGACTGATAAAGTTAATACAGCCTATGATATGGGTATTAAAGCCTTTTTATCTAAGCCTTATACAGCTAGTCAATTACTGCAAATTATTAGCACAGTTCAAAAGATTTAG
- a CDS encoding response regulator has product MEGRKRNLTILMADDDEDDGILVREALAESQLPIELYIVSNGEELMDYLYHRGQYVNRSNLPHPGLILLDLNIPRINGLEALKQIKSDPQLRQIPVVILTTSRREEDIYNTYHLGANSFIIKPAPFASLVEVMDTLVKYWFEIVKLPLEAVGEKHGQQPYQSFVH; this is encoded by the coding sequence GTGGAGGGTCGAAAAAGAAATCTCACCATCTTAATGGCTGATGACGATGAAGACGATGGCATCTTGGTTCGTGAGGCATTGGCAGAGAGTCAATTGCCAATTGAACTATACATCGTGAGTAATGGTGAAGAGTTGATGGATTATTTGTACCATCGTGGTCAATATGTAAACAGGAGCAATTTACCGCATCCTGGTTTGATTTTATTAGATTTGAATATACCGAGAATTAACGGTCTTGAGGCACTCAAACAGATAAAATCTGACCCCCAACTGCGGCAAATTCCAGTTGTAATACTGACAACATCACGAAGAGAAGAAGATATATATAATACTTACCATTTAGGTGCGAACTCCTTCATCATTAAGCCAGCGCCTTTTGCCTCATTAGTCGAGGTCATGGACACTCTAGTCAAATACTGGTTTGAAATCGTGAAACTACCACTAGAAGCAGTGGGAGAAAAACATGGACAACAGCCCTATCAAAGTTTTGTTCATTGA